TCTGACATGGTCATCCATTCTGTCCATTTTGTTAAATTTTGTTTCTTAATGTGCAATCCAAGGCTTAGCTTTTCACAATGAGTACATATAGTGCAATATGCGTcctcaaaaagtgtttttttgtgtgttttcagacTCTTATgtgactacccagcatgctttgacTCAGAATATTACCCAGTTTGAGACGCCAGCCCTCCCTCAGACCACTTTCGACCAGCAAGCTTTAACGCAAGGTGTGTACTCAAGTTATATTGCATACACCATCTGGCCCCATCTAGTTTACATTTGTTAAGCTCATGTAGCGCTCAGACATAATTGCTGCTTCTTGCGACGTTGTCAGCACGCACGCTGATGGCAACAAATGACATGTTTTAGTGAAACATTTGCACCCATATTTGCAGTGTGTACGTGAAAtgattattaaaatgaatgattgtaaTTATGCTGGTTTGGATGCCTGTCAGAATATTGACTCGTTATTTTTGCAGAGTTTGCTCAGCTGCGATGCTTTTGCTGATAAAATGTAATGCGTTAAATAATGTACTCCGTTTGGATTGTCTAAGCCATTACTTCCAAAACAGTTTCTGCATTTGTTAATGCGTAACTAGAACACTGACAAGCCAACATGCACTGGAAATAATTGCAAATTAATATAGTAGTACTTTTCCACATGTTTACTAGAGCCTCAGTATATTTTCTATTAAATCTTCCTGTCATTCACTGTGGGCTTCTGAAGGCTTTGCGATGACTGACTCGAGCTACAACCAGGGCCAGTTCTCTACAGTCCAGCAACTACAGGATTCCAGCACCCTGGAGTCCCAGGCCCTTTCCTCCAGTTATCACCCACCCAATCTGCTTCATGTTCCCAATGCTGAAGTGGTGAGTCCTGTGCTAAATATCAACTTGCTGCTCATACACAACAGAAATTCACTTGTAGATTAATTTGCTTGATTACTAGCCTGCTTTAATCAGTTGTAGACATCAGATGGgttgtttttcatgttacattttaaGTTAGTTTAAAAGGAGAGTATGTATGGTGACATAATTTTTACATTGGTCAtttaggaaaataaattaaaacagataattttggaaagccaaggaaatacagctggcataggtgcagattctggaagatctagaaagattGTGAAAGACTGTGCAGATTATTGcctgtagctgctctataggaggccAAAAAGTGAGCATAAAGGTCTCTTTTAATATCCTATGTATTAGCTGGTCACGGGACTGCAGAGGAAAATTAGCCTTTTGGCTAAAATCTTCCATATTTACATGTGCCCATATTCATGAATATGTATGGTCCCAtttaaaatgaagaaataaccaaataaattaagcttactttaaaagaaaaaaaatctcaatattcttttaaacattaaaaaagtcaataataacatatatagaaaaaagttaaatattataattttaaaatgaagTTTAAGCAAAAGATGTTTTCTGCTTGTGTTTAGACAAACGGGCTTCTTCAGCAGAACGATCAGGGAGACCTGCAGCTGACCAGCGAGCCACAGGACTACCAAGAAGACAGTGAAGACAACATCAAGCGAACCTACAGGTTTCATTCTGACTATTGATCAGATTAGCTTCATTGCTGGCAGGGCAGGGCTGAGGGATGGAGGGAGTaaagataaaaataacaatacatttattgattatttggtCGATTGTGAAGGATTGATTGTTGATAAATTGTCTTCCTTTGGGAAATAATGAAATAGCCTGGGAGCCATAGATCTGAGTGCAGGAAAGGGAGTGTTGAATACACACACATCGCAAgccaacacaaacatacactaAGAAATAGACAAGGCTAGAAAATGAGTTCAGATTATATGGCAAATAATAACCGAGATCTAAATATCGAGAAAATTTGTCTTATTGGTAACACTTATGTTTTCTCCCTCTTGCTTTAGATGCAGTTGGTGTAATAAAGGTTTCAAAAAATCTAGTCATTTGAAACAGCATTTACGCTCCCACACTGGAGAGAAGCCATACAGATGTCAGCTCTGTGGAAGAGCTTTTGTATCCGCTGGAGTGCTCAAATCACATCTGAATACACATACAGGTGGGCGTTCTACACACCATCACTTGGTCAATTGTGCTGTTGTTGAATTTGTTTCCCAAATTACTGATAATATAAAAACCTAAAAAGCGTGTAGTGTATTTGTCATCAGGCAAGATTTCACCAAGACATAAAAGTGATGGAAAAAATCTACCGGAGAAGATGGAATGTCAGTATGATAGCGGCTACTGCAGGAGTTTGATATGACTCTTCAGATGCTGAACACTTCTGCAAAACTAAAAGAAGGATGTTATTACCACAGAAATATGTTTTAAGTAATATATGTGTTTAATATTTGGCATATCCATCACTTGAATTTATGTATTTCAGACTGCAACAGTAAAGAAATTTGATCACATTTCCGAAAAATGttactatttttttatcttagtGCCCTCAAAGTAGCTAAAAAGCAtggtttttattgttgtttctgCAACTTCATCAAATTTTCTACACCTAATCATTCTGTATTCTCAAACGAATGTTTTGTTTCCATCCCTCAACTTCAAGGAGTGAAGCCCTTCAAGTGTAACATTTGTGACGCTTCTTTCACCACCAACGGCAGCCTGAACCGCCACATGATTATCCACGTTAAGTCATTCAAATGCTCCATGTGTGATGAGAGCTTCAGGACAAGCCTGCTGTGCAAGAAGCACATGAGAAAGCAGCACTCCATAGAGACTCACAGTAAGTCCTGAGTCAACAGCAAGATCTCTAAACAAAGTTGACTTCCTGTTAACAAGGGAAACTCATAATATACGTATTTAGCGGGCAGTCAACACATTTGTATTGCAAAAAGGTTTTAATCTTATTGTTACAGCTATTGGTTTTGAAGGTCAAGAcgtggagcaggaggaggaggacgaagaAGATGAAGGGGATCATAAAACATCCAAAAGAAGGGGTATGGAAATCATCACcttcacagaggagcagacggCGGAACTTGCGAAAGATCCCGGCGAAGAGGCATCCGTATCAGAGAGAATCCTGGCCCAGTCCGCGGCCGAGAGGGATCGCATCAGCGAGATCAAAGATAAAGCGGTGGAGCTGGAAACGGAACCCAAGTTTGCCAACTGCTGCTCTTACTGCCCCAAAAGCTTCAAGAAACCCAGCGATCTTGTCAGGTAAGGGTTCCAGGTGACATCTGGATTGATGACTTCATTCGTGTGAAGTCAGGATTATATAACTAATAAGATAAGTCTTGTCTGTACAGCAATGTATGATAAAGCTTCCGGTTGATGCTCATAGGAGGCTTGTGACGCCAGTGCTAATGAGTTCTGAGTCAGTCTCCTGAAAGGGGTGCCTGAAGCGAGATATCGTGTGACATAGCAAGCAAATGcactttgtgttgagttgtaataataataatacattttatttatattgcactttacattatagaaatctcaaagtgctacaaagaaagcataaagcctacagtgaagcaataaaacaacacaacacaggtatatataaaaaaaaggctAAGAAAAGGCCTTTATAAAAAGGTAAGTCTTTAGGCTCCGTTTAAAGTCTGTGGCGCTCTCAGATGGTCGGGAAGAGCATTCCACAGACTGGGAGCAGCCGAGCAGAAGGCTAGTCCGAGCAGACAGTGCAGTGATTCCAGAATGGGGGGTGATATGATCATATTTCCGCACCCTCATCAGGATCCTAGCAGCGCTGTTCTGGATGTATTGGAGGTTGTGAATGCTCTTGCTAGGGATCCCGATGAGGAGCGCATTACAATAATCCAGCCTGGAGGAGACAAAGGCGTGTACCAGTTTTTGTATTGTCAACAATCTGTCTcgattttttaataaatgcaatgaCAAGCTTCAAGTATGACATACAACTTGATTTGCTGGGCTGAAtttgtttttatcctttttaCCTCTATTTGGGCAGACATGTTCGAATCCACACGGGAGAGAGGCCCTACAAGTGTGATGAGTGTGGAAAGAGTTTTACAGTTAAATCTACTTTGGATTGTCATGTAAAGACACACACAGGTAAGTGTTGGCCCATCTATGTTGTGAAGTGATAAGGACTTCACGACTTCACCTTTCTTTTCTTCATCTCTTTTGCTCTTTTTTAGGTCAGAAACTGGTCAGCTGCCACATGTGCAACACCTCCTTCTCTACTAAGGGCAGCCTCAAGGTGCACATGCGCCTCCACACCGGCTCCAAACCTTTCAAATGTCCTTTCTGTGAGCTCCGCTTTCGGACGTCCGGCCATCGCAAAACCCACATCCAGTGCCACTTTCGGGCTAATAGCGAAAGCCGCAAATCCAAACGGACCTCTTCGTCTTCCAGTCAGACCAGTCACACTCAAGACGCAGACACGGGGCATTCTGAGGGCTCGGGCCAAGGCCAGAGTACAACAGCGCCAGAGGCACTTCAGAATGTGGGGCTGCTACAAACTCCCAGCTCAGACTCGAATATTTACCTACCGGCAAATCAAGTGCTGACTGGACAGTTTGACCAGAATCTGCTGCAGTCGGGCCTGGTGGGACAGGCAATCCTGCCTGCCTCGTTGTCAGGTATCGtctactttcactttgacaccacATGCACTGAAGCACATTCGAGACAAGTCAAACATTTCCTTTTCACGTGCACAAAGGATAACAATACTGAGTAGTAATCAAAGTAGTTGAGTGGAATATTTCAAAAGAGCTTGATAAGTAAAACAATATAgctgtattataaatatatgttgAGGGTTGTTTATCCCGTACCAAAATTTTTAGAAGTACATTGGTTCAGTATTAACGTCTGTGGCATTTCAGAGTGATGATAAATATATTCATCTTTGTGTAACTGACACCACAAGGATGTTCATTTCCAGACACTTCAATAGTTTAGCGGTATCATTGCTGAAAAGCTGCAGGCCAAATGTCTGATGAAACCGATATGGGAGCCAGGGAAAGTGCTTTATCGCCACATCCTCACCTCGAGTGCCCTTCCTCTTCAGCAATTGGCATTTTCATTGTTGTGAAGATTAGCTTTTATGGGGGAACCACCGTCCAGCAAAGTCCTCTTTCCAAAATTGCTCCCCTGTGTAAATATGTTCTCGAGGCAGATAAAACAGAAGTAATCTGCCTTTCGCTCTTCAGCAGCTGAGGATTTTGTGGCGTGCGATAAAGGAAAAATGAACAAACAGGAACAGGTAGAGAGGCTTCCACAGCAATCATTTGACAGATATATGTCATTGTCATTTCTTAGATGTTTTTCTTCCATCTCTTTCCATCTATGTCGGTATATAATAACACCCTCACCTCAGAGATACCAGCGGATATCTGTATGGTGCCATTGTTGCTCAGCAACACATTTTAATGCTCTTAAGGGGGCTTTGTCATGTAACATGATCTATCTATTCTTATTGCCATCTTCCACTGGTATGCTGGAAGCACATCAGTCTGTTGTCACACGTTCAACAATTTCTCTACTGCAGTGATTACTGCAGtcaattatgattatttatttttattatttattattattatatattattattatttattttttaaatttattttttattatatatattattttagtcaTGTTTCCctaagggaaagaaatattttaaccctccaatttgaaatactagacaAACTgatatctattcatttatctgtactgtacagactaaACCTGAAACTGAAACAAGGAAATTGCAACACAATGGAAAGCATACAACCGTATGAAGAGTCAACTTACACGTTGAGAagtataaatttgtacatgctggcaggtctgcactaaaatGAAAACCTCTCGTTTCACCCCCCCGACAGTTCCCCAAACCTCCCCCAGGAGGTTTATTTGAGAATAAACTACTTTCCTGGAATAAACTCAgctgaaagaaaaacagtattattttcaaacaaaacatcagatgaacaatttgtgtgtttgtgtgttgtgtttgttgttgcaGGAGATCTGAATGTGTCCTTATCAGACGGCCTGACCACACTGGAGGGTATTCATCTTCAGCTGACACCCGCCAATCTTGTGTGCCCGAATGTGCAAATTTCCGGCATCGACACGggcaacataaacaacatcacCTTACAGGTTACACGCATTTCCTCCCAGTCGTTGTTATTGTTGGAAAACTTTAAACTACATTAGTTGTACGTGAGGGATAAGTTACTCCATAATCCACCTTGTGTTCTGAAGCTTATATTTGATGGAAAGGTAATTAAATCCATCCCATGCAGGAATGTGATACTGGTCCATTTCCTTTTGTCAGGGCTTTATTTCATCAGATGATTAGAACTCTTTGCACACAAGAGTATGGATCATTATGGTCAAAATTGAGATTATGCAATTCTATACTGCTGCTGACGTCAACCCCATGAATAAACATATATTGGTACATTTACACTTCTTTGCCTTTGAAAACAGCTTTTTCACTATATTCGTAGGCATGTTTTAAATGATTTGGTATTAGAATATCCTTGTTAAACTAAGTCAATGTTaaagaaatgcataattactaATATGTATTCTCACAGATCGACCAGGCTCTCCTCCAGCAGACGCTACAACACAGCGGCCTCCTTTCCCAGCCTCTAAATGTCGACACCGGCCTTGTCCTCCACTCCGGCAGTCAACTCATGTCCGCCAGTGACCCTTCTGTGTCAGCCAATGTTGTCATCCACCCACTAAGCAGTCTGGCCCTGCAGCCCTCCACCCTGACCCCTGCCCAGGTCACAATGGCTGGCCTCTCAGAACAGGACACTACAGGTGTGTTCCTTCATTGAGGAACTATTTCTTGAGCTGAATAATGAGTTCTGCTTTTTCTCATCATGGATCTTCCAGGCTCTCAGGACCTGAGCCATGTCATAAGTGGCACAGGACTAGTGAGTGCAGGCAACAGCGGTCAGGAAATCACACTCACGATTAACAATTCCAGCCTGACACAAGCCCTAGCGCAAGTCCAGGCCCAGGCAACCGCTTCTGGCACAAACACTTCATCAGGAAACCCTCAGGAGATCACACTCACAATATCCGGTATGTAATAAATCATAAGAATGGGCAAAAATGACCAGTATTCACATTTTGCATTGTAACCAGATTGTAAGTCGGGCTTGAAAATGAAGAGGAATTACAAGCCAGAGAACAAAAATAGCAGCAATTCGCTAACAACTGTATTTAAACTCAAGACGTTTttttatcagctgatcaaaattAGAAGACCATCACCAGAGAATTTGAACAGTGCATCTGAAATTATAATTTCTTTTATGTCTTCGCAGGTCAAGACCTCCTCCCCCAGCACAGCAACCCCAACAGTGCAGAGATGAACGGCAGCATCACTAACGACCATCTTCTACCTCAGAATCCCACCAACGCCGCAATGGCCGGTAGGTTGGGTTAGGTTCCAATGTCATGACTTTTGTTTTACCGAAGCCATCCCTTCctctaatggtaatggtaatggtaatggtaatggtttaatttcatttgaacatgcatcagattacaattgagtgcatcacataatcagttcacagttccacatgtccaaaaggagtaggaagaagcaaagcttattaaatcctacccctccatctggtacttttacaatcagtaactgttacatttgttcacttcctgctttcctaatatacttaTACTATAAACGGGTGTTTCTGTTGCATTAGAAAAACAAATAGAGTACTAATAGTCTCTGTAAAACTCTCTTTAATACTTATTTTAATCCTATAACACTAATGAAACGTGGAAAAGTCAAAAACACCCAACATTTGTTTCTTCCAGTCACCAGTCTTCCATCCAGCACCGTTTCATCTCAAGGCCTTGTTATGTCACCAGGAGGTGTAGCAAATGATGGCAGCGTAACGCTGACACTTGCAGATGCCCAGGGAATGCTAGACGGCGTCACCGTAAACCTCAGTACACAGGTAAGCAGGTTTTACCTGGagtttactatttttttaaatcattgttTCGAGACATCGGAATATGTTTGTATCCTTAGCCTCAGACGTTCCCTGCGGTGCTGAATGACACCAGTCTTCCACCAGGGCAGTCGGCCACTTCGGGCCAGCCGGTGATACTGGTCagccatcattcccaatctaCAATAGGAGCATCTGACAATGGATATCACGTAAGGCCGCCGTGTGTCACTCAGGggagaacaaacaaaaatggaagaatTCTGCAATATTGTAACATATTGTGAAGtatttcataaaatacaaaaattgacatttttttctgtttgttttgtgaTCCAGATTGCGAGTGATAACCAAAAGGGCGGGAAAGGTGACTCCTCAGACGCTGATAATCAGCACAAATGTTTCTACTGTACTCTTGTGTTACCCAATGCCAGCTCCCTCCGCCACCATTGCCGTCACGCTCACAGCAATGACCGATGCTACGTCTGCAGCATCTGCAACAAAGCCTTTAAGAGAGCAATGCACCTGAAGGTCAGACTGTCCATCTGTGGTCGCCAGcctatatatacactatatggatgtgtgtgtatgtgtttgtcatCACTTGTGAGTCATCACAAGTCCTTGCGTTGGTTGTTTTGTTGATCTGTCAATAGGAACACGAGCAAGTGCACCAGCCAGGTCCATCAGCGAGCTCCCTCAAACCGAGAGTTTTCAGCTGCTCCTCATGTGGGAAGGCCTTCGCGAAGCGCAGTCAACTGGAAAGACACAACCGCACGCACACAGGTGATTTTCGGACGTATTACCAAATAAATTGAGCGTACTATGTAGAAATGTATCCATCCTAACGGGCAAAGTGCAGTGCAGTTTTTTCAGCATATTATCATTTGAattggctaaaaataaccaattagctaaaaatatcatccaatacttccctacaagagaggagaaatatgatcttagggaagaagtacatttgaaacacttatatgctaggactatgtttaaaagccatagcatttcagtatgtggaatcgaactatggaatggattgagcagttgatgtttgctaaatacaaggatgaagagtcttgaaccagtcatgatgtgctatatatatcactatattgacagttactatggtaaccattatgtaattggatggtcatatcacctcgtacttcggtacgtgacaaaaaattaaaaattatataaaaaaattaaaaattaaaaattatataaaaaatttaaaattaaaaattatataaaaaaataaaatttatataaaaaataaaaaaatatattaggaaagcaggaagtgaacaaatgtaccagattgaggggtaggatttaataagctttgcttcttcctactcctactccttttggacatgtgaactaattatgtgatgcacccaattgtaatctgatgcatgttcaaatgaaataaaaccattaccaatagaCGCATGGGAgtatattttgatgttattgtaCCGATTCGGCAAACCTTTATGGTCTCTTAGCCTCTCTTGCACAGAGATTGTGCAACATTGCCATAATAACCCTAAATAATAACTCTGCTGTCACAATGAGGACATTGTTACTATAACCTGATGCCTTCTGATCGGCATAAGGCAAACGTCAACATTAGCATTCTAAAGTAGCCGCTGTCCCATTTACACATTAATGATGAGGCTCCGCTACTGTAATGACGCATCTGGCTAATGGGCATAACATTATGTTAAGCTCTTCCATTTCTGTTTTGTCAAAGTAGAACAGTTGGCGTGGCAATGACGGAAACGTCCTTGCCAAAGCACTTTAAGTGTGTGCACTTTTGGCAAAATCAAGCATGGCGGTGGCTTTGACTCTAATTCACTGCGGGAACGATGTCATCATAGGCAggtactaactaactaaccgGGTTGTCTCGCCTCTGCAGGAGAACGGCCCTTCAAGTGTTCTCAGTGCGACAAAGCCTTTAATCAGAAGAGTTCCCTGCAAGTGCACATGGTGAAGCACACGGGGAAAAAGCCCTTCAAGTGCGAGATATGCAGCATCAGGTTCACCCAGAAGAGCAACATGAGGCACCACATGAAGAGAGCACACGGTTACGGTGAGCAGCTAAACACGGAAGGCGTTTGCGTCTACTTCAATGCCGAAAAAAGGATGTTGGTTGTTTATTGTTTCTTTCCGGAAATGGATCAAAGACTATACAGTACATCGTATCGATATTCCCTTGTCAACTCTCGCATCAAACAATCCATCTTTAGTTGCACATCTACAATTTGTGTTTGTCCCGCGACAAGATACACACACTCCCTGATGCGACAGAAACTGAAATTAGAttgaaaatacaacataagTTTGATCTTAATTATATAATCCTTTGAAAGCTACTAAACCGCTCCGGAATTCATAACGAGAGACACATGCGGCGTCGTTTGTTACGTACAACTTATAGCGCTCATGTTATGCGCTACCACGGTTTTCTTGTGCATGGCAAGTTTTGCACTTGGCGACGCCATCACTCCTGCTTCTTGATACTTGGTTAGCACGCCAGCTAATGTCGCAAGCAAAGCAAATTTTTTTCACATCTTTAATTCACATCTTTAATAACATTTCTTCATAGCGAAATACTTTAACGTTAAATTAGTTTGAAACTGCAAAACTGATTATGAAGCGAATTTAGTCATTTGACATCGCATGTAAAAATCATCTTAATTAGTCCGATGTTCTCTGGTGATCGCTAATTGTAATAAAGATGTTTAAGGCTGGACTTTTAAATAATGAAACCTAAACGCAACCTTTTACTGAGAGCTCACTGACCCAGAAGAGATTTGACTTTTATAAGTTTGCCTAATCAAATGGCTTTTGTTCATTAAAGGTCATCTTAAAGATGGATCTCAGGagctatgtttttatttaatattcattttataatttCACATTCTCTCCATGAAATtatcttgtattattattttttaaattaatacagtGAGAGGACGCAACCTGGGTTAAGCAGAAAACccaccaaaaataataatttaatggaGTATTGGATGCCTCAGccctattattttaaaaaaaatgtttttttgttttttgtttttttttgtttaattaattttatttattttttttactgtatttattactgtATGTTAGGCTCACTATGCTAAACTTTGAAAACCAGTAGTAAACAAGCCTGTTTTTGGACCACTTGGATTACTAATAAACCCTTAAAGActcttatatttatttatatataattataatatacataaaattatatataatatataatataaattatatataaaatgatacTGATGAATACTCTCAATTTtacgggaaaaaaaagagtaaaattccaactttactGCATCAGATTCACACATTTACTAAACATTTGTCATCTTGTTTGTTCATCATCACAGGTCAGATTCAGGAAGTGACCGTTCATCAAGAAGAACCACCATCTCAGGTCACAGTAACCCCTGAACTTGACCTGGAAGTGGTCCCTGAATCATCCGGAGATTGGCATAATGTTTTCCCGTGAAAAAACCAACCCCAGAATACAAAACAGTAACGTTTTCATCCATGTGATAACCTCACCTAAGCATCGGCATCCAAGAGAAGTCAGAGGAGAGATCGTGTCTTCTAACGACAATTCTGACTGAACTGTGAAAattcccaacccccccccctacaGAATGAGGAACTAACTTTTTACTGGTCTGCTCGCTGGGACGAGTGCAGGCGACGGTACTACTGCTGAAATGGCTTCAAACTCAGCTGTACAGGAGcgcagttttttttctgtgttttatttcatgacTTGGTTCTCACatatttatattgtaaataCTCTGTAGCTCCTTTTGTATATAGTCAGTTAGCTTGTTTATACTTAAGGAGGATTTTTTTCATAGCTTGTTGTCGTTTGAGCCTCTTACAAGTGCTTATTGTAAAGCAGacatattttttcagttgttttcTATTGTCAACATGAAAGGATGAAAATTAAAGTAATTTTTTACAGTATCCGAATCCAATCCTTCTTGTGTATTTTGCAGGTTTATAGAGTATATTAAcacttagatgcacgagtggcTGGACCCCACACTCTTtcataagtgggtaaaaaataACCCATACaatgtataaaaggtacgttaaaaatgtgatatgatagcaaaacatgttttttaggaatacctggaatatgaaatgatgaaaaattttcattacgaagatatttcaagaaaacaacctgaccgggtcatttttgacccacttttggaaggttggggtagtaacaaaaactaaaatttcttaaaatttataaaaggtacatttaaaatgtgaatggtatgatagcaaaacatgttttttaggaatacctggaatatgaaatgatgaaaaattttcattacaaagatatttcaagaaaacaacctgaccgggtaatttttgacccacttatggaaggttggggtcgtaacacaaaaacaaaaatttcataaaatgtataaaagttaaaaatgtgaatggtatgatagcaaaaacatgttttttgaggaatacctggaatatgaaatgatgaaaaattttcattacgaagatatttcaagaaaacaacctgactgggtcatttttgacccacttatggaaggttggggtagtaacacaaaaacaaaaatttcttaaaatttataaaaggcaagttaaaaatgtgaatggtatgataataaaaaacatgtttttgatgaatacctggaatatgaaattataaaaaattttcattatgaagatatttcaagaaaacaacctgaccgggtcgtttttgtcccacttatggaaggttggggtagtaacacaaaaactaaaatttcttaaaatgtatcaaaggtactttaaaatgtgaatggtatgatagcaaaaacatgttttttgaggaatacctggaaaatgaaatgatgaaaaattttcattacgaagatatttcaagaaaacaacctgaccgggtcatt
This genomic window from Doryrhamphus excisus isolate RoL2022-K1 chromosome 17, RoL_Dexc_1.0, whole genome shotgun sequence contains:
- the LOC131105062 gene encoding zinc finger protein 236-like isoform X4, with the translated sequence MPRGRPRKLRVISNDETDLNENQVVGFSDGEVKDKKCAICSQIFTTESQLQKHLREHEVNDKPHRCDQCSQTFNVEFNLTLHKSTHTTSDFTCPVCKKKFSRIASLKSHTMLHEREENLICVECGDEFVLQSQLSLHLEEHRKELSGTMVYTCKTCGLELKTSAHLKEHMRNHVKMRPLSSSSRNYKKNIDRSGFTNSCHHCGKAFKKPSQLVRHIRIHTGERPYKCTHCSKAFNQKVVLQTHMVRHTGEKPHLCMFCPASFSQKGNLHSHVQRVHSEAKGVPLFPCLDCSCVFKKLGSLNAHISKMHISVIDVPSSTSETDTGGPAGSEGGEAVTDVIQQLLELSEQVNETPQPQPPEPAITIETAINQDILQQALENSGLSVAPTQNDVANSRESQNQTSEGANVEMKKTSLPDKPSRERKRSIFKKPVQMPGSIREENGIRWHGCPYCSKEFKKPSDLVRHIRIHTHEKPFKCKQCFRAFAVNSTLTAHMKTHTGIKAFECQCCLKCFSTSGSMKVHMRLHTGVRPFSCPHCDKIFRTSGHRKTHIASHFKNLQQKKHKFPRKANKSKVSKSNLPLPDIPLQEPILITDFGLIPSQNPRLAFQQYLEVVGSDRPYKCQFCNKAYKKSSHLKQHVRSHTGERPYKCVQCGRGFASSGVLKAHIRTHSGLKAYKCVMCDTTFTTSGSLRRHMTTHSDLRPYMCPYCQKTFKSSPNCRKHMKTHRYELAHQLQPQPSEDPLGAGTVPHDMQEMEGNTLQQQPANSNEQESMLALGQAEGVNGSQTVTLEAPLTDQPLVQGEDSYVTTQHALTQNITQFETPALPQTTFDQQALTQGFAMTDSSYNQGQFSTVQQLQDSSTLESQALSSSYHPPNLLHVPNAEVTNGLLQQNDQGDLQLTSEPQDYQEDSEDNIKRTYRCSWCNKGFKKSSHLKQHLRSHTGEKPYRCQLCGRAFVSAGVLKSHLNTHTGVKPFKCNICDASFTTNGSLNRHMIIHVKSFKCSMCDESFRTSLLCKKHMRKQHSIETHTIGFEGQDVEQEEEDEEDEGDHKTSKRRGMEIITFTEEQTAELAKDPGEEASVSERILAQSAAERDRISEIKDKAVELETEPKFANCCSYCPKSFKKPSDLVRHVRIHTGERPYKCDECGKSFTVKSTLDCHVKTHTGQKLVSCHMCNTSFSTKGSLKVHMRLHTGSKPFKCPFCELRFRTSGHRKTHIQCHFRANSESRKSKRTSSSSSQTSHTQDADTGHSEGSGQGQSTTAPEALQNVGLLQTPSSDSNIYLPANQVLTGQFDQNLLQSGLVGQAILPASLSGDLNVSLSDGLTTLEGIHLQLTPANLVCPNVQISGIDTGNINNITLQIDQALLQQTLQHSGLLSQPLNVDTGLVLHSGSQLMSASDPSVSANVVIHPLSSLALQPSTLTPAQVTMAGLSEQDTTGSQDLSHVISGTGLVSAGNSGQEITLTINNSSLTQALAQVQAQATASGTNTSSGNPQEITLTISGQDLLPQHSNPNSAEMNGSITNDHLLPQNPTNAAMAVTSLPSSTVSSQGLVMSPGGVANDGSVTLTLADAQGMLDGVTVNLSTQPQTFPAVLNDTSLPPGQSATSGQPVILVSHHSQSTIGASDNGYHIASDNQKGGKGDSSDADNQHKCFYCTLVLPNASSLRHHCRHAHSNDRCYVCSICNKAFKRAMHLKEHEQVHQPGPSASSLKPRVFSCSSCGKAFAKRSQLERHNRTHTGERPFKCSQCDKAFNQKSSLQVHMVKHTGKKPFKCEICSIRFTQKSNMRHHMKRAHGYGQIQEVTVHQEEPPSQVTVTPELDLEVVPESSGDWHNVFP